One genomic region from Microcystis panniformis FACHB-1757 encodes:
- a CDS encoding lipopolysaccharide biosynthesis protein has protein sequence MSIKNKTIQGVFWSGLQNWGSQAGSLIIFLILARLLTPEAFGLVALSNVLINFMQIFLNQGFAQLLIQKQDLKSRDINTVFWTQVFTGFFLTTITFTSAILISKIFRQSFLIPILQVLSLVFVINALSQTQVALLRRDFKFKIMTIRSLLGILIAGIVGVGMALLGYGVWSLVGQQLTYELTGVVVLWTASNWRPKLEFSLAVLRSVLHFSINVLGYKLVEFFNQRSDNLLIGYFLGEAALGYYAISHRILEVMSQLLIGTLNQVALPTFSRLQDNSQKLIEAFYRVTQFTSLIAFPVFFAFMILSPELVVVLFGQKWTDAIPILQIIPLVGILRAITVFQRSTFVALGKPVLQFKLGLLNATLNIIACLIAVQWGIVAVARAYVLSDYLVFPLGQWLLSQLISLSWKTYLSQFIPAITGTVIMGLTIFISQQLLTLWLEPQGRLIICSLLGIIIYTATLRLAFPRLFSQLFTMFSLLRESTKTSHK, from the coding sequence ATGAGCATTAAAAATAAAACTATTCAAGGTGTTTTTTGGTCAGGACTGCAAAACTGGGGCAGTCAAGCAGGTTCATTGATAATATTTCTAATTCTCGCTCGTTTACTAACTCCAGAAGCTTTTGGATTAGTGGCATTATCTAATGTATTAATTAACTTCATGCAGATTTTCTTAAATCAAGGCTTTGCTCAATTATTGATTCAAAAACAGGACTTAAAATCGAGAGATATAAATACAGTTTTTTGGACACAGGTGTTTACTGGTTTTTTTTTAACAACTATCACTTTTACTTCTGCTATTCTCATATCTAAAATTTTTCGGCAATCATTTTTAATTCCTATTCTCCAAGTTCTTTCCTTAGTTTTTGTTATTAATGCTTTAAGTCAAACTCAAGTAGCTTTATTAAGGCGAGATTTTAAGTTTAAAATCATGACAATCCGCTCTTTACTAGGGATTCTCATTGCTGGTATTGTGGGCGTAGGAATGGCACTTTTAGGATACGGAGTTTGGAGTTTAGTCGGTCAACAATTAACCTACGAACTGACGGGAGTTGTTGTTCTCTGGACAGCCAGTAATTGGCGACCAAAATTAGAATTTTCTCTAGCAGTTTTAAGGTCAGTACTGCATTTTAGTATCAATGTTTTAGGATATAAGTTAGTTGAATTTTTTAATCAGCGAAGCGATAATCTACTCATCGGTTATTTTCTAGGAGAAGCTGCCCTGGGCTATTATGCAATTTCCCATCGAATTTTAGAAGTAATGAGTCAATTACTGATAGGAACTTTAAATCAAGTTGCTTTACCCACTTTTTCTCGTTTACAAGACAACTCTCAAAAATTGATCGAGGCATTTTATCGAGTCACTCAATTTACTAGCTTAATTGCTTTTCCCGTCTTCTTTGCCTTCATGATTCTTAGTCCAGAATTAGTAGTTGTTTTGTTCGGTCAAAAATGGACTGACGCTATTCCTATTCTCCAAATTATCCCCCTTGTGGGAATACTTCGGGCTATCACTGTCTTTCAAAGATCTACGTTTGTCGCCCTCGGTAAACCCGTGTTACAGTTTAAATTAGGTCTTCTCAACGCTACTTTAAATATTATCGCTTGCCTCATCGCTGTCCAGTGGGGAATTGTGGCCGTAGCTAGAGCTTATGTCCTCAGTGATTATCTAGTTTTTCCCCTCGGACAATGGTTATTAAGTCAATTAATTTCCCTTTCTTGGAAAACCTATCTATCTCAATTTATCCCTGCCATCACTGGCACAGTTATAATGGGTTTAACGATTTTCATCAGTCAACAATTGCTCACCCTTTGGCTAGAACCTCAAGGTCGTTTGATAATTTGTTCCCTTTTGGGAATAATCATCTATACTGCCACCCTCCGCCTCGCTTTCCCTCGATTATTTTCACAACTTTTTACGATGTTTAGTCTCTTACGAGAATCTACTAAAACTAGCCATAAATAA
- a CDS encoding Uma2 family endonuclease, whose protein sequence is MVSYLDIDEDLLFPDSDGQAMADNTEQYEWIVKIKENLEIIFADDPKVFIAGDLLWYPVRSTLVSPVAPDVMVAFGRPKGRRGSYRQWNEENISPQVVFEILSPKNTKAEMSRKLEFYDTYSVEEYYLYNPMRCRLQGWQRQGENLGEIIPINDWISPRLGVRFIWDKSSLELYRPDGEKFLTTVELESQMRQEKQRADKEKKRADKENKRADKEKKRADRLAERLQALGLSLEEE, encoded by the coding sequence ATGGTTAGTTATCTTGATATTGACGAAGATCTTCTTTTCCCGGATAGCGATGGTCAAGCGATGGCAGATAATACCGAACAATACGAGTGGATTGTCAAAATTAAGGAGAATTTAGAGATTATCTTTGCGGATGACCCTAAGGTATTTATTGCGGGGGATTTACTCTGGTATCCTGTGCGTTCTACTTTAGTTTCACCCGTTGCTCCTGATGTTATGGTAGCTTTTGGCCGTCCCAAAGGACGGAGGGGTTCCTATCGTCAATGGAATGAAGAAAATATCTCTCCTCAAGTGGTTTTTGAAATTCTATCACCTAAGAATACAAAAGCAGAAATGAGTCGAAAATTAGAGTTTTATGACACATATAGTGTAGAAGAATACTATTTATATAACCCGATGCGCTGTCGTTTACAAGGATGGCAAAGACAGGGAGAAAATTTAGGAGAAATTATCCCCATAAATGATTGGATAAGTCCCCGTCTAGGAGTGCGTTTTATCTGGGATAAATCGAGTTTAGAATTGTATCGTCCTGATGGAGAGAAATTTTTAACAACTGTTGAGTTAGAGTCTCAAATGCGTCAAGAAAAACAGCGTGCCGACAAAGAAAAGAAACGTGCTGATAAAGAAAATAAACGCGCCGATAAAGAAAAGAAACGTGCGGATCGACTAGCGGAACGTTTACAGGCGTTAGGATTAAGTTTAGAAGAAGAATGA
- a CDS encoding sulfotransferase, with protein MKDQEVQPTHLNHYYPMGDLLSLKGWLDLAISLGRKTFPKFLRHWLWEKIGRQLYYHSLKKNIHQQEYYGNPLNIVQGINWIKWRFPEITTSDIQEITEKPIFIFSAGMRSGSTWIQRLMMSSSETVIWGEPYARSFIIQNMAKQIEPFSQDFPKKDFIYRQKFEDISNQWVANLYPDLSFFQQAHRLFFINLFAIPARQKGAKRWGIKEVRLTGDHAVYLQWLFPESKFIFLIRNPYHSYQSYKIFTYLDQQQMTTKNFGYIWRNLSESYVLYHEKLNAKLLKYEDVVKGNFELKELASYLEIDLKDPNQLIKIANKDDLPKIDQFTKITLDEINILKNIVNPLAEQLGYYPED; from the coding sequence ATGAAAGATCAAGAAGTACAACCAACACATCTAAATCATTATTATCCTATGGGTGACTTATTATCCCTCAAAGGTTGGCTCGATTTAGCCATAAGTTTAGGAAGAAAAACTTTCCCTAAATTTCTCCGCCATTGGTTGTGGGAGAAAATTGGCAGACAATTGTATTATCATTCCTTAAAAAAAAACATCCACCAGCAAGAATATTATGGTAATCCTCTCAATATTGTTCAAGGGATTAATTGGATTAAATGGAGATTTCCTGAAATCACCACAAGCGATATTCAAGAGATAACTGAAAAACCAATTTTTATATTTTCTGCTGGTATGCGTTCTGGTTCAACTTGGATTCAGCGATTGATGATGAGTTCATCAGAAACTGTCATTTGGGGCGAACCCTACGCTCGTTCATTTATTATTCAGAATATGGCTAAACAAATCGAGCCATTTTCCCAAGATTTTCCAAAAAAAGACTTCATATATCGTCAAAAATTTGAAGATATTAGTAATCAATGGGTTGCTAATTTGTATCCAGATTTAAGTTTTTTTCAACAAGCTCATCGTCTTTTTTTTATTAATCTTTTTGCTATCCCTGCTAGGCAAAAAGGCGCAAAACGTTGGGGCATAAAAGAAGTCCGATTAACGGGAGACCATGCAGTTTACTTACAATGGCTGTTTCCTGAATCAAAATTTATTTTTTTAATAAGAAATCCCTATCATTCCTATCAATCTTATAAAATTTTTACCTATCTTGATCAACAACAGATGACTACTAAAAACTTTGGATATATTTGGAGAAACTTAAGCGAAAGCTATGTTTTGTATCATGAAAAACTGAATGCTAAACTCTTAAAATATGAAGATGTAGTTAAGGGAAATTTTGAGTTAAAAGAACTAGCATCTTATTTAGAAATCGACTTAAAAGATCCCAATCAATTAATAAAAATTGCTAATAAAGATGATTTACCTAAAATTGATCAATTTACAAAAATCACTCTAGATGAAATTAACATTCTTAAAAATATTGTTAATCCCCTAGCGGAACAACTGGGATATTATCCCGAAGATTAG
- a CDS encoding NAD(P)/FAD-dependent oxidoreductase translates to MKTVNQLNSPHTVVIGGGPAGLTAAYCLAKHELHSIVLEKGDRVGGISRTETYKDYRFDIGGHRFFTKVPEVQHLWREVLGDDFIKVPRLSRIYYQGKFFSYPLEPMNAVSNLGFIQSLLIVYSYFKVKFYPLPLEENFEQWVTNRFGQRLYETFFKSYTEKVWGIPCTQIRADWAAQRIQGLSLKKAVINAVFGDNDTKTLIKEFDYPLLGPGMMWERFQEKLEVQGCPVWLDTEVIKVKRKVQKITSIIIKKGEEISEITGDHFINTMPITALMHRLDPLPPEKVLQAARGLKYRDFLIVPIVVNQEHLFPDNWIYIHSPEFQVGRIQNFKNWSPKMVPDPKKTCLGMEYFCSEGDKLWEMDNQSLIRLASQEIVNLGLVDDINKVEDGTVIRQKKAYPVYDDEYQQHLLVLQNYVDSLENLQSVGRNGMHRYNNQDHSMLSAILAVENIMGANHNLWKVNTERSYHEEFMTKSEGASHLCNLSTNLLLK, encoded by the coding sequence ATGAAAACAGTAAATCAACTCAATTCTCCCCATACCGTCGTCATTGGTGGCGGTCCGGCCGGATTAACGGCCGCCTATTGTCTAGCCAAACACGAACTACATTCAATTGTACTAGAAAAAGGCGATCGAGTTGGGGGCATTTCCCGCACCGAAACCTACAAGGATTATCGCTTCGATATCGGTGGTCATCGCTTTTTTACCAAAGTTCCCGAAGTGCAACATTTGTGGCGGGAAGTGTTAGGGGATGATTTTATCAAAGTTCCCCGTTTATCACGGATTTACTATCAGGGTAAATTTTTTAGTTATCCCTTGGAACCCATGAATGCTGTTAGTAATTTAGGGTTTATCCAAAGTCTATTAATTGTTTATAGTTACTTCAAAGTTAAATTTTATCCTTTACCCCTAGAAGAAAATTTTGAACAATGGGTGACTAATCGCTTTGGTCAACGGTTGTATGAAACTTTTTTTAAAAGTTATACCGAAAAAGTTTGGGGTATTCCCTGCACCCAAATTCGTGCCGATTGGGCGGCACAACGTATTCAAGGATTATCCTTAAAAAAAGCCGTCATTAACGCCGTTTTTGGTGACAATGACACTAAAACTTTAATCAAAGAGTTTGATTATCCGCTGCTTGGACCGGGGATGATGTGGGAGCGTTTTCAAGAAAAATTAGAAGTACAAGGTTGTCCTGTGTGGCTAGATACGGAAGTCATTAAAGTCAAAAGAAAGGTTCAAAAAATTACCAGTATTATCATCAAAAAAGGCGAGGAAATATCCGAGATTACTGGGGATCATTTTATCAACACGATGCCAATTACTGCCCTGATGCACCGTTTAGACCCCTTACCACCTGAAAAAGTGTTACAAGCGGCAAGAGGATTAAAATATCGGGATTTTTTGATTGTTCCCATTGTGGTTAACCAAGAACACCTATTTCCAGATAACTGGATTTATATTCACAGTCCCGAATTTCAAGTGGGACGCATTCAGAATTTTAAAAACTGGAGTCCGAAAATGGTTCCCGACCCGAAGAAAACTTGCTTAGGCATGGAGTATTTTTGTAGCGAGGGTGATAAATTATGGGAAATGGATAATCAGAGTTTGATTCGTTTGGCTAGTCAAGAAATAGTTAATCTCGGGTTAGTCGATGACATCAATAAAGTGGAAGACGGAACGGTGATTCGACAAAAGAAAGCCTACCCCGTTTATGATGACGAATACCAACAACATTTACTGGTGCTGCAAAACTATGTCGATAGTTTGGAAAATCTGCAATCTGTGGGCAGAAATGGGATGCACCGCTATAATAATCAAGACCATTCCATGTTATCGGCTATCCTGGCTGTCGAGAATATTATGGGAGCGAATCATAACCTCTGGAAAGTCAATACTGAGCGTTCTTACCATGAGGAATTTATGACGAAATCTGAGGGAGCATCTCACCTTTGTAACCTAAGCACAAATTTATTACTTAAGTAA
- a CDS encoding glycosyltransferase 87 family protein, with protein MIFAKKQPILSILTLIFAWLAVAYLAKGFYTLAFDSSPSGARDLLERWQEQQYIYLGIYPYRMNPADINAELGRIRSGGYPPWAFLTGFFMFPPISSTLTRFYHVFLNLISLGILSRFAYQLGLPFGRMAAYFFVFTSLAISSNCTTLNNGQYGLIVNALLIIVYWLLQANKNYLAGIFMGIALVKPNISAPYLLSLVIKRKFKTVILAFVYIISATFAIAHTTRLNFEKVIGSFLNQIKYVADDGVSSINIIMKFGISTEITLVLLTTIGLVLGIVIFQKLQHTSLLTLFACAAVIGRVFTYHRPYDDLMLVFLLLALLTLAFSYPSRLNIIIVSLVGLTLWLPLSIQNLASPYWSIFQNTIWLIALVYLLVNSWERENNADD; from the coding sequence ATGATTTTTGCCAAAAAACAGCCAATTTTATCGATTCTTACGCTTATTTTTGCTTGGCTGGCTGTTGCCTACTTAGCTAAAGGATTTTATACCCTAGCTTTTGATAGTAGTCCCTCTGGTGCCAGAGATTTATTAGAACGTTGGCAAGAACAACAGTATATTTATCTGGGAATTTATCCCTATCGCATGAATCCCGCCGATATTAATGCAGAATTGGGGAGAATTCGCTCCGGTGGCTATCCACCCTGGGCTTTTTTGACGGGATTTTTCATGTTTCCCCCTATTTCTTCGACTTTAACCCGTTTCTATCACGTTTTTTTAAATCTGATTTCTCTGGGCATTTTAAGCCGTTTTGCCTATCAATTAGGTTTGCCTTTTGGCCGAATGGCTGCCTATTTTTTTGTGTTTACTTCTCTGGCCATTAGTAGTAACTGTACCACCCTTAATAATGGGCAATATGGTTTAATTGTCAATGCTTTGTTAATAATTGTTTACTGGTTATTACAAGCCAATAAAAATTATCTAGCGGGGATATTTATGGGCATTGCTCTCGTTAAACCTAACATCTCGGCACCCTATCTTTTGAGTTTAGTAATTAAGAGAAAGTTTAAAACGGTAATTCTCGCTTTTGTCTATATTATCTCGGCTACTTTTGCTATCGCTCACACCACTAGATTAAACTTTGAGAAAGTAATCGGTAGCTTTTTAAATCAGATCAAATATGTGGCAGATGATGGTGTTTCAAGTATTAATATTATCATGAAATTCGGAATTAGTACAGAAATAACTCTTGTTTTATTAACCACAATTGGCCTAGTTCTAGGTATCGTGATTTTCCAAAAATTACAGCATACTTCTCTATTAACCCTGTTTGCCTGTGCTGCAGTTATTGGTCGGGTTTTCACCTATCATCGCCCCTACGACGATCTGATGTTAGTTTTTTTACTCTTGGCTTTACTAACCCTAGCTTTTAGTTACCCATCTCGCTTAAATATAATTATTGTGTCTTTAGTGGGATTAACTCTTTGGCTTCCCCTAAGTATTCAAAATTTAGCTAGTCCTTACTGGTCAATTTTTCAAAATACAATTTGGTTAATTGCCCTTGTTTATCTATTAGTTAATTCTTGGGAAAGGGAGAATAATGCCGATGATTGA
- a CDS encoding glycosyltransferase family 2 protein — MMTEKLITFSIIIPTYNRPERLKTCLDSLLNLDYPPDNFEIIIVDDGSNQPLDPLIKPYQNQLNLTLIRQENAGPAKARNTGANRAKGEYLAFTDDDCTLDSKWLQSLEKGFLETPNALLGGKTINALPDNPYSTASQVLFDYLYDYYNSNFVQTRFFTTNNFALSRELFNRVGQLDIYFRFGEDREFCDRWLFAGYSLHYLPQAIIYHGHDLSLRRFWQQHFNYGCAAFYFHQIRSHRHQTALKFEPLSFYFQLLTYPFSKKCEQRSKIFLFGLLLISQLANIWGFLKAKYLAL; from the coding sequence ATGATGACAGAAAAACTAATCACTTTTTCCATTATTATTCCCACCTATAACCGTCCCGAAAGACTCAAAACTTGTCTAGACTCTCTCCTAAATCTAGATTATCCCCCAGATAACTTTGAAATTATTATCGTCGATGATGGCAGTAATCAACCCCTTGATCCCCTGATTAAACCCTACCAAAACCAATTAAATTTAACTCTCATTCGCCAAGAAAATGCTGGACCGGCCAAAGCCAGAAATACCGGCGCTAACAGGGCCAAAGGTGAATATTTAGCCTTTACCGATGATGACTGTACCCTCGACTCAAAATGGCTCCAATCCCTCGAAAAAGGCTTCTTAGAGACACCGAATGCCCTCTTAGGGGGAAAAACGATCAACGCCCTGCCAGATAATCCCTATTCCACTGCTAGTCAAGTACTGTTTGATTATCTTTATGATTATTACAATAGTAACTTTGTTCAAACTCGTTTTTTTACAACTAATAATTTTGCTCTTTCGAGGGAATTGTTTAACAGGGTAGGACAATTGGATATTTATTTTCGTTTCGGAGAAGATCGGGAGTTTTGCGATCGCTGGCTATTTGCTGGATATTCTTTACATTATCTTCCCCAAGCGATAATTTACCATGGTCATGATCTCAGTTTACGGAGATTTTGGCAACAACATTTTAACTATGGTTGTGCTGCATTTTATTTTCATCAAATTCGTTCTCACCGCCATCAAACAGCCCTAAAATTTGAGCCATTAAGCTTTTACTTTCAACTACTAACTTATCCATTTTCAAAAAAATGTGAGCAACGATCAAAAATATTTCTTTTTGGCTTGTTATTAATCTCACAATTAGCCAATATTTGGGGATTTTTAAAGGCAAAATATTTAGCTCTATAA
- a CDS encoding glycosyltransferase family 2 protein, with amino-acid sequence MNEFFNNSLISIIIPVYRGGEAFNNCLASLSTSLLAPREVIVVVDGNDPQSYETAVSFGAEVLQLESNQGPAVARNQGAAMARGDILFFMDADVTIHPDTLAKIAQVFHQDSTLAALIGSYDDQPGAVNFLSQYKNLFHHYNHQIGCEEASTFWGACGAIKRDIFEKIGGFEESYLYPSIEDIELGYRLKAHGCRIRLCKDIYVKHLKHWTVSSLLRADFFYRALPWTELIHRQQNFVNDLNLQWSSRWSVVLVYTLLFLLLASLWYYYLLLGVAVLALGLILLNLPVYQFFRQKRGLSFAMLTLPWHWLYYLYSGLAFVLGTGRYWLQRLA; translated from the coding sequence ATGAATGAGTTTTTTAATAATTCCTTAATTTCTATCATTATTCCAGTCTATAGAGGCGGAGAAGCCTTTAATAACTGTTTAGCCAGCTTATCCACCAGTTTACTCGCCCCCAGGGAGGTTATTGTCGTGGTTGATGGAAATGACCCCCAATCCTATGAAACTGCGGTCAGTTTTGGAGCAGAAGTCTTACAGTTAGAAAGCAATCAAGGGCCAGCAGTGGCAAGAAATCAAGGGGCGGCCATGGCTAGGGGTGATATTCTCTTTTTTATGGATGCAGATGTGACTATTCATCCCGATACTTTAGCAAAAATCGCCCAAGTATTCCATCAAGATTCTACCCTAGCGGCGCTGATTGGTTCCTACGATGACCAACCTGGGGCGGTCAATTTTCTTTCCCAGTATAAAAACCTTTTTCATCATTACAATCATCAAATTGGTTGCGAGGAGGCTTCCACTTTTTGGGGAGCTTGTGGAGCGATTAAACGGGATATTTTCGAGAAAATAGGCGGTTTTGAGGAAAGTTATCTTTATCCCTCTATTGAAGATATCGAACTGGGTTATCGTCTCAAAGCTCACGGCTGCCGGATTCGTTTGTGTAAAGATATCTACGTTAAACATCTCAAACATTGGACGGTTTCTTCCCTGTTGAGAGCCGATTTTTTCTATCGCGCCCTACCCTGGACAGAATTAATTCACCGTCAGCAAAATTTTGTTAATGACCTTAATTTACAATGGTCTAGTCGTTGGAGTGTGGTATTGGTTTATACACTTTTATTTTTACTGCTGGCCAGTTTATGGTATTATTATTTGCTTTTGGGCGTGGCTGTGTTAGCATTGGGCTTAATTCTCTTAAACTTACCTGTTTATCAGTTTTTTCGACAAAAGCGAGGATTATCTTTTGCTATGCTAACTTTGCCTTGGCACTGGTTATATTATCTCTACAGTGGTCTGGCTTTCGTCCTTGGTACGGGACGCTATTGGCTGCAACGTCTGGCTTGA
- a CDS encoding type II toxin-antitoxin system HicB family antitoxin produces the protein MNKLKYTIIIQWSEEDNCYLVGFPDFIGQKWRTHGDSYEEAITNGVEVLELSIENYPKVYQDEVA, from the coding sequence ATGAATAAACTCAAATATACAATAATCATTCAATGGTCAGAAGAGGACAACTGCTATCTAGTAGGATTTCCAGACTTTATTGGTCAAAAATGGCGAACTCATGGCGATTCCTATGAAGAGGCTATTACCAATGGTGTAGAAGTATTAGAATTATCAATCGAAAATTATCCCAAAGTGTATCAGGATGAAGTTGCTTAA
- a CDS encoding glycosyltransferase family 4 protein, producing MNQNYQIKIGIDGSFLSGQKRGHARYSFELCRELDKYLPNANFFVYSPLPIEMPVISPRWKLRTQGKILAVSPILWLKIIGSWICRKDQLDIFWGTYFFLPYLDQSTKTILTVHDFWFDIDPTGMDWFHTQGFYLFLKNDVKRANTIITNSQETDRQLFNYTGRNSIIIQPGVSEIFKPLSRDIVKSELENYQISSPYLLNVATWEPRKNVELLVKTFINLKKEGLIPDHKLVLVGKKGWKYEGIETLIANEGKNDIMVLGYVPDEQLPALYSGADLFVFPSIHEGFGIPVLEARACGTKVVTTDIPELREAGGSDVIYIQPTELGIRQGILTGLSQSFVNQNHQNIPTWKEGAKTLAKIISCHSVQNKNRYIT from the coding sequence ATGAACCAGAATTATCAAATTAAAATAGGTATAGATGGTAGTTTTTTATCAGGTCAGAAACGGGGTCATGCTCGTTATTCTTTTGAGCTTTGTCGTGAACTAGACAAATATTTACCTAATGCCAATTTCTTTGTTTATAGTCCATTACCAATAGAAATGCCGGTTATCTCTCCTCGATGGAAACTAAGGACTCAGGGAAAAATATTAGCAGTCTCACCAATATTGTGGTTAAAAATTATTGGTAGTTGGATTTGTAGAAAAGATCAGTTAGATATCTTCTGGGGAACCTATTTTTTTCTACCCTATCTTGATCAATCAACTAAAACAATTCTGACTGTTCATGATTTTTGGTTTGACATAGATCCCACAGGTATGGATTGGTTTCATACTCAAGGTTTTTACCTATTTCTTAAAAATGATGTAAAACGAGCCAATACCATAATTACAAACTCTCAAGAAACCGATAGGCAACTATTCAATTATACTGGTCGTAATTCTATTATTATTCAACCCGGAGTTAGTGAGATATTTAAACCTTTATCAAGGGATATAGTCAAGAGTGAATTAGAAAATTATCAAATTTCTAGTCCCTATCTTTTGAATGTAGCTACTTGGGAACCTAGAAAAAATGTCGAATTATTAGTTAAAACTTTTATTAATCTGAAAAAAGAAGGTTTAATTCCTGATCATAAACTGGTTTTAGTCGGAAAAAAGGGGTGGAAATATGAAGGGATAGAAACCTTGATTGCTAATGAGGGAAAAAATGATATAATGGTTCTTGGTTACGTTCCAGATGAGCAATTACCCGCCCTTTATAGTGGTGCTGATTTATTTGTTTTTCCTTCTATTCATGAAGGATTTGGCATACCTGTATTAGAAGCGAGAGCTTGTGGGACCAAAGTGGTGACAACTGATATTCCTGAATTAAGGGAAGCAGGTGGCTCTGATGTTATCTATATTCAGCCAACAGAATTAGGTATTAGACAAGGAATTTTAACAGGTTTAAGTCAATCTTTTGTTAATCAAAATCATCAAAATATTCCTACTTGGAAAGAAGGGGCTAAAACCTTAGCCAAAATTATTAGTTGTCATTCTGTACAGAACAAAAATAGGTATATTACTTAG
- a CDS encoding glycosyltransferase family 2 protein produces the protein MKNQNLVSVIIIFWNEEKFITEAIASVFAQNYEHWELLLVDDGSTDNSSDIALNYARKNPHKVYYIEHPHHENCGMSASRNLGIEQAKGEFIAFLDADDIWLPHKLTEQLAIFASYPEVAMVYGWVQFWHSWTGKIEDINRDYFVSLGIESNTIIYPPNLLPILWKQGKQKPVPSNVMLRREVLIQVGKSAAQFRGWAEDTVLFTKIGLNFPIYVSQSCWIKHREKPSDAHFIAIKYHQRYWENRAYLDWTEQYFIAQGISNSQIWKEFKKVRFLYDNYFLHYLFEGYFRDLVMNICRKTLPKVIRDWLWIHIGKNAK, from the coding sequence ATGAAAAATCAAAATTTAGTTTCAGTCATAATTATTTTTTGGAACGAAGAAAAATTTATTACCGAAGCCATCGCTAGTGTTTTTGCTCAGAATTACGAACATTGGGAACTTTTATTAGTTGATGATGGCTCAACAGATAATAGTAGCGATATTGCCTTAAATTATGCTCGGAAAAATCCTCACAAAGTCTATTATATTGAACATCCCCATCATGAAAATTGCGGTATGAGTGCGTCTCGTAATTTAGGAATTGAACAGGCTAAGGGTGAGTTTATTGCTTTTTTAGATGCGGATGATATTTGGCTACCTCATAAATTAACAGAGCAACTTGCTATTTTTGCATCTTATCCAGAAGTAGCAATGGTTTATGGGTGGGTGCAATTTTGGCATAGTTGGACGGGAAAAATAGAAGATATAAATCGAGATTATTTTGTATCTTTAGGAATAGAATCAAATACTATTATTTACCCTCCTAATTTATTACCTATTTTATGGAAACAAGGAAAACAAAAACCTGTTCCCAGTAATGTTATGCTACGCCGTGAAGTATTAATTCAAGTAGGAAAATCTGCAGCACAGTTTCGGGGTTGGGCTGAAGATACGGTGCTTTTTACAAAAATTGGTTTAAATTTCCCAATTTATGTTTCTCAAAGTTGCTGGATTAAACATCGAGAAAAGCCAAGTGATGCTCATTTTATCGCTATAAAATATCATCAAAGATATTGGGAAAATCGAGCTTATTTGGACTGGACAGAACAATATTTTATTGCTCAAGGGATAAGTAATAGTCAGATTTGGAAAGAATTTAAAAAGGTCAGATTTTTGTATGATAATTATTTTTTACATTATTTATTTGAAGGGTATTTCAGAGATTTAGTTATGAATATCTGTAGAAAAACTTTACCTAAAGTGATTAGAGATTGGCTATGGATACACATAGGCAAAAACGCTAAGTAA